ttttaaataagtataaataagtgATAAGACTAAATTGAAAAGAATATTCTATAAATTGGGGAAAAAATCACTTAATCTCTCTGATTTCCCTTTCGTAAAGTGGGAAGCTAATAGTATCTATCTTGCAAGATTATGAGGAACACATGATAATGTATGTAAAGTGCTTAATGACTTGCTGGCATTTTGTAAGCTGCTAGTAATTGCCATGGAAGTTCTGGAGTTAGTCCCTGAGGAGATGGGCTGAGCTTCTGCCACAAGCTGTAACAAAGTCACAGATTCTCTATGGTTGTAAAACTGAACCATGTGCTTATTTCACAGTGGCCTCTTCTACAGCATCTTCACAGACCAGTTGAAATGCAACCTTAGTGTGATCAATCTGGATCCTGAGATCAATCCTGAGGGGTTTTGCATTCTCCTGGACTTCATGTACACATCCCGGCTTAATTTGCGGGAGGGCAACATCATGGCCGTGATGGCCACAGCTATGTATCTGCAGATGGAGCATGTTGTGGACACTTGCCGGAAGTTTATCAAGGCCAGGTGAGTTGCCTCCTAGATGTCATACCTAAAGAGGAAAGGGACCAGAGAATCTGCCTGGTGCCTACATACAGAAAAATCATCACTAATGATATGCCACAGCAAAAATGTCTACAAATTTTGCAAATTTCCTCTGCCCTTTTCACTCTTGCACTCCAGCAAACTTGGAGCTGACTGCATTTCAAACATGTTCTGTGCATCTTTCCCTCTTGCTTTCTTCCACTTGCTGTGCCTTTTTTCCCCCATACATTCTGCAAGGCCATGCTTAGGTACTAACTCCTTCATCATTTTTGTCTGATGACCATTGTTGATCTCTCAGCTCCTCTTTTAATGTTGGAAGCATTTTTCCTGCCCTTCAGACTTTCTATCTTCACTCTAAGCATTTACCTTTTAGTTCTCTGGACTTCTGTTATGACTATTTACATATGTGCTTTATTTCCTGTTGAGATTGTGGGccacttctttcactcattttcTTACTACCTGGGagcaaatttattaaattaaattgagaTCACTTGTTTGAACTTCCTACACAAGGGTCTTTAAGCCATGCCCATCATTTTAAGGCAAGAAAGTAAAAAGCCAAAGAAATATTGCACATTGCTGAGTGGGACAAAGACTTAGGGCTTGatttctttcaaaatatcttATTTGACAACTCTGGGATGATTATATTCtttcttaaactttaaaaaaatatctaacaatgggtggtgttctttacatgactaaaacccaaacacaatcatggttgtaataaatttgtttaaataaaatataatatctaaCGTCTGAACATCCAGAAGCCTGGAGCTCAGTTTTTCCAGTGCCACACCATCGACCTGAACTAATCAAAGAGTTAaagtttctctccctttatcTTTCCCCATTAAATGTTGATTGTGTTGCACTGACCTGTTTTCTGCCCATATCACATCCCTCTAAGATTATGgagctaaagatttttttttcctatgagtGATCATAATATAGGATCATTAATGCCATCTTTGGGGCTCTGTGTGGGTGGGTCTGGCCTGGCATTGAGAGCAGTCAAGTAACTTGCTCTGCTACTGCTCAGTAGCACAGCTGGGCATGAAAACCAAATTTGGTTGCTCCAGAGCCAGGAATCTTTCTTATCCTCGTATTGCTGCAGCTACTTCTTCAATGCAAACTTCTCTGGGATGCCAGACAGCATGTGGACAGACCTTTGCTGTACAGGCACCAGTTTCTATAAAGGATGGTGCAGCAGTCTGTTAAGCAGTTTCCTATTGCTGAACCTGCTTCCATTAATCTAAAATGGAGACTATAATAcctgcattttctttctcatggTATTTCTCAGGGGTGAAATGAGAGATGGGCTCTGAAGGCTTTATAAAATCTTTGACAGCCTATAAAAGCTGAGGACTTACAGGCTTGTATGCATACACCTATGACTCCAGCATGCAAGATGGTGTTTATGGAGGTGCAAATAACTTGACTCTGATCCTCTATACATATTTCCCTCAAATTATGTGCTAGGTTTCTTGATTTCTAGCATATAATCTGGGAAATATATGCTTTTCTCTATTCCAAGTCTTGCATAATTACAGTTACAAATAGCAGTGTCTTTGGAAGGTTATCTACTTCAAAGCTCTGATTTGGGAATCAATGCTTCCTTTTTATTGTCTCTGGCAGTGAAGCAGAAATGGTTTCTGCCATCAAGCATCCTCGGGAGGAGTTCCTGAACAGTCGGATGCTGATGCCCCAAGACATCATGGCCTATCGGAGTCGTGAGATGGTGGAAAACAATCTACCACCTCCAAGGAATGGGTGTGAGAGCAGAGCCTTTGCTCCCAGCTTGTATGGTGGCCTGTCTACACCTCCAGCCTCTTATCCTGTGTACAGCCACCTTCCGGTCAGCAGCTTCCTCTTCTCTGATGAAGAGCTGAGAGATGCCCGAATGCCTGTGGCCAACCCCTTCCCCAAAGAGCGAGCCCACCCCTGTGATAGTGCCAGGCCAATCCCTGGTGAGTACAGCCGACCAGCCATGGAGATATCCCCTAGCATGTGCCACAACATCTATTCACCCAAGGAAATGGCTTCAGAGGAGGCACGGAGTGACATGCACTACACCGTGACTGAGGGCCCCAAGCCTGCTGCCCCCACTGCCCGGAATGTCTCATACTTCTCCTGTGACAAGGCTGGCAAAGATGAAGAAAGGCCCTCCTCTGAGGATGAGATTGCCCTCCATTTTGAGCCCTCCAATGCACCACTGAACCGGAAGGGTCTGGTTAGTCCCCAGAGTCCCCAGAAGTCTGACTGCCAGCCCAACTCACCTACAGAGTCCTGTAGTAGCAAGAATGCCTGTATCCTCCAGGCCTCTGGCTCCCCTCCAGCCAAGAGCCCCACTGACCCCAAAGCCTGCAACTGGAAGAAATACAAGTTCATTGTGCTCAACAATCTCAACCAGAATGCCAAACCAGAGGGTTCTGAGCAGACCGAGCTGGGCCGCCTTTCCCCTCGAACCTACAACGCCCCATCGGTATGCCAACCACCCATGGAGACTGAGAATCTTGACCTCCAGTCCCCAACCAAGCTCAGCACTAGTGGAGAGGACTCCACCATCCCACAAGCAAGCCGACTCAACAATATTGTCAACCGGTGAGTACATAATTAACTCTCTGAACCTGGGATCAGGAGAGTACTAGCAGAGGTCTGGGGTCACTTCTATTGGATATAGGGGCTGAGTTCCTTCCTTGCCTGTAAGTATATGCCTGTTGATGAACTCACCTAAAGGAAGAAGAATATTAGGCTTGAGGATGTTCACTTTTTCATCCAAATGGTAATTTCCTCTATGGAAGAATATTCTACTAAGAGGTAGCTCCTATGATGACTGTATAATTCCTATATTTGCCTTGGACTAAGGGAACTTATGGCTTTATGGCTTCCTAAGGGGAAGAAGCTGGGCCAAGACATAAGATGTTTTGTGTCAATATGAGCCTTCTCCTGCCCTCTAAGCCAATGTTATGTGTGGGTTACTCAGTGACCTCAGATGCTGAGAGGAACAGCCAATTGTAGCCTCACCTATGGCCTTGCTTgagtagagggagggagggtataGGACTGATTTAGGTAGAATGATTGTTACAGTTGCTGAGAAACTTTCTTTATACCACACAGGTCCCTGACAGGCTCCCCCCGCAGCAGCAGCGAGGGCCACTCACCACTCTACCTGCACCCCCCCAAGTGCACAGCTTGTGGCTCTCAGTCCCCGCAGCATACAGAGATGTGCCTCCATACTACCGGCCCCACCTTCCCTGAGGAGATGGGAGAGACCCAATCTGAGTACTCAGATTCTAGCTGTGGTAAGTCTTTTCCTGCCTCTTCTTACCTGGCAGAAGGAAGACCTCTACCTCTCCAGGTTCTATGCTTCTACTTTTATGGACAATATTATTTCTGATTTAGAGCCAATGGGATGTTCATTGGTGTTTAAGATCACCAGCCAAATACCTCACACTTGATCAGTCATAAACTAGGCTTGTCAGAGTTAAACAAATGGGGTGCTAGAGTTAATCAGGAGTAGAAAGGACTGACCAAACAGCCTTTGTGCTTCCTTCTGAAGGTAAGAGAAGATAGCTTGTAGGCTGGCTATAACTTCTGGAACCTTCTTATTCCTTCCTCTGAAATCAAGCAACTGGTGTAATCTGTGTGCCTGCTAGAtttgataaagaaagaaaaacacccaacaTTATTCATTCCTGTGTCTTTTATAGGTCCTTATGAATCCCATAAAAAATAGATACTTATTTTAATGTGGTTTGAATTTGTTTAGTGGAACGCACAATTAAGTTAAGtcatggtggggccggagagatagcatggaggtaaggcatttgccttgcatgcagaaggacggtggttcaaatcccgacatcccatatggtcccccaagcctgccaggagtgatttctgtgcattgagccaggagtaacccctgagcgccgccgggtgtgacccaaaaacaaaaacaaaaacaaaaaagttaagtcACAGTTTCTAAATTGTCTGTGATTCTCAGCCCCAGTGTTGTTCAGATAAAATGTCTTAACTTCTCTCAGTTTATACCCAATCGAGCTTAAACCATTTCACTATTTAATGTCCAAGTTGCTTAAGTGCACAAAATCCATTAGTGGCTCATTCAGAGAGATGTTGCAGAGGATTACCCACCTATCATTAGAAGAGCAGGGACTATCCCCATCTGTCCCCCTGGCCATTTGCCTTTGCTCTGCATTCCAATTCCTTCTCTCTGGGCCTCTGTTTCTATTTCTGTCATCATCTTTGGTCTCCCAGTCTCAGAAGTGTTTGGGATTACATGTAATCCAGATAGTTGCCAGGGTGACCATGTTCATCATTAATTCCCCCTTCAATGACTTTAAAGTAGTCTCGAATTTGATTTCTATCTCACATTCCTATAATGCTTTGTGTTATACAATATGTTCCTGTGAGGTAGGCAAGACAGGGATTTTCTGGAGATAGGGACACAGGGAGAGGCTCTGGGAGGTGAAGGGTCTTGCCCAAGGGCTTCTTCGGTGCATCATGTAAGCCAAACTATGAGCTGATAAGAAAATCAGCTCTCAGAGCCCTCAAGAGATGGAAGAACAAACCCTGTGGAGCTTTCTTCTAGCTGCTGCAGGTCATGTGGGTAGCTGTTGGTTGAAGCTTCCCTTCTGAACATTAATATTCAACTGTCTCCTTTCTTGTCcataactgaaactcaaatgCTCAGAAAATAAGGTTCCCACCAGCTCTTGCTTTGGGTTCCTACAAATATGGCGTGGGTGGGATGGGGGAAGGGTGAGATGAGGATTCATTTGGACACCGGGGGCAGCTCCAGAGGAGATAGGCTCAGTCTGCCTACATCCCTTCCTCATGCTGACACTGGTGTCCCCCTCCCACCCTCTGACAGAGAATGGGGCCTTCTTCTGCAATGAGTGTGACTGCCGCTTCTCTGAGGAGGCCTCCCTCAAGAGGCACACGCTGCAGACCCACAGTGACAAACCTTACAAGTGTGATCGCTGCCAGGCCTCCTTCCGCTACAAGGGCAACCTCGCCAGCCACAAGACCGTCCATACGGGTATGGCCCTGCTCCACGCTTCTTAAGCTCACCAGGGATGTAGTGGGTAGGACAGAGAAGAAATTCTAGAGAAAACAATATGGGGCTTTCTGGAACCTGGATGGGGGAGCAGTTCCTGGCCTGGCCTGAAATTAGAGTCTAGTCCTGTCCTATCTCAGCTGAGTGATTGGTCACACCCTGTCATCTTTGCCTGTCATCTGAAATGCTCTGTCCTGCTTCTCCTCCTTTACTGGGGTCAGAAATGTTAGTCCCATAGTTCAGGAGAATAAATGAAGACATATGGAGGTTAAGTATACTGaggttttgtaaatatattttaaacaatcagattttctttatttcctctacGGATATCAACTTACAGTCCTTTACCAGGTAACTtgtaataatatgatttttatcaaGTGCGAGTCTGCTTGTATTTTAAATGGATCTATTATCAAAAAACCTTCCCATAAAGGCAGATCTAGTCCTTCAGTTTTCCTCTATCTGAACATTTGCTAAAATTCAGGCATCAAACTTCTTGGAAATGGAAACCAGCTGTAGTTGGCCACAAGGGGCAAAAAAGAAGCATGTTTGAAAAGAGAAACTAGAGAAGCTTGATTATATCTGTTCCTCATAAGTGGGTTGATTATCCAACCAGTTTTATTAATCCACGAAAAGAGTGAGAAAATCCTTCCCAGTGTGTTTAAATTTGTCCTTTGAGTTtcagggagggaaactgaggcccagagaagaAGAGTGTCTTGTCTGGATTTCCTCAATTAGATAATCCAGATGACAAAAATTTGTCCTTAAGCTTCCTAGAGTCCCTTTGCCCTTCCCATTCCTCTCTGGGTATCATTCCACTTATTCAGGCCATCCCCTGCAATTCCTACATAGATATGAGAGAGTCAGAAGTCAGGCCCCTTCTCTCTTTGTCAGACATCTTCCAAAGGAAATCCCCCCAGAAAAGTAGTTTGTTCAGAAATGTAGGGGTCAGGGAATGTGGAGAACTGCTTTGTTGAATACGGTCCCTTTCTTTTGGTATTAGGTGAGAAACCCTATCGTTGTAACATCTGTGGAGCACAGTTCAACCGGCCAGCCAACCTGAAAACCCATACTCGAATTCACTCTGGAGAGAAGCCCTACAAATGCGAGACTTGTGGCGCCAGATTTGTGCAGGTGGGCATAGGAGTGGAGCAGCGACCCCACGACCCTGAAAGCGTTATGGTCAGGGGTTCTGTAGCTCATCCTGGCAGAACCGCTGATGCTTTGTTCTTCCTTCAGGTGGCCCACCTCCGTGCCCATGTGCTCATCCATACTGGCGAGAAGCCCTACCCCTGTGAAATCTGTGGCACCCGTTTTCGGCACCTTCAGACTCTGAAGAGTCACCTGCGAATccacacaggagagaaaccttaccATGTAAGTGGACCCCTTAGATCCCCTGTCTGGCCTGGAAGGGCAGAGAGGTGGTGGGGTGGGGCTGATCCAGAGCACCTTTAGAGAGAAAGTAAGCTATCCTCTCAGTACTCTTGTTCCTCATCTATCAAATAAGCCTGAAAATAGAAACTAACTCATGAGGTTGTATTAAGTTAAGGATTTCATTGAAATGTTCTGGATAGTACTTGGAACATGACAAGAGTACACAAGTATTTGCTATTATAAATTTTGCTTCAGGTTTAGATGTATAGTTGTGAGTTGAGTGACCTGCAGAGTAAGTTATTTTAATCCCTTACAGAAGGGAAAGCAGAGGTCTAGGAAAAGAAATGATTTGTTTGGAAATCAGAGTGTCCCCCCCCAAACTATATCTACATCAGGGCTCTTTTGACTAAGGgctcttttttactctttttaccaattttctctaattaaattttttacagAAATACATATTCTCAATTGACATTTATCTACTTGCTATTTGATAAGTTTTAGAAACAGATTACATgtataaaaactataaacataATATAGAGTGTACCATATCACCCTGTAGTTAACATCTTAATTAGTAAGATACACGAAAGCTTAAGCTTTATTTGGATTTTCTTACTTTAGAACaaaaatatcctttattttttgtgttcctagtgctCATTCGATTATCCATTTGGCCTTTAacaaatttttcaaattaaattttccaTTGATTGATCCACGGTAAGAAAGACCTATATACTAATGTTTTGTTAGCTTCTCAAAGATGCATGCACTACAAGGCATATGACTACATTGTTTAAAGTATATTCTAGTTTTCATAAATTCAAGTGACCTCATCTATTTGTTCAAATGTTTTGACAGTCATTGCATAAGAAAtgtattacataatatatttaataggtATATTTTGTTAGGTACTAGGAAGATGAAGTTTAATATAAAGAAGCCATTGTCCTTAAAATTATCCCCCAGATGATAAAGATGCTAAAACAGGGGCTGGTAGAGCATTAGCCTTACACATGGCCCACCCATGTTAGATCTAACCAGGAccaacccaagttagatccccagtatgcc
This window of the Suncus etruscus isolate mSunEtr1 chromosome 6, mSunEtr1.pri.cur, whole genome shotgun sequence genome carries:
- the BCL6 gene encoding B-cell lymphoma 6 protein translates to MASPADSCIQFTRHASDVLLNLNRLRSRDILTDVVIVVSREQFRAHKTVLMACSGLFYSIFTDQLKCNLSVINLDPEINPEGFCILLDFMYTSRLNLREGNIMAVMATAMYLQMEHVVDTCRKFIKASEAEMVSAIKHPREEFLNSRMLMPQDIMAYRSREMVENNLPPPRNGCESRAFAPSLYGGLSTPPASYPVYSHLPVSSFLFSDEELRDARMPVANPFPKERAHPCDSARPIPGEYSRPAMEISPSMCHNIYSPKEMASEEARSDMHYTVTEGPKPAAPTARNVSYFSCDKAGKDEERPSSEDEIALHFEPSNAPLNRKGLVSPQSPQKSDCQPNSPTESCSSKNACILQASGSPPAKSPTDPKACNWKKYKFIVLNNLNQNAKPEGSEQTELGRLSPRTYNAPSVCQPPMETENLDLQSPTKLSTSGEDSTIPQASRLNNIVNRSLTGSPRSSSEGHSPLYLHPPKCTACGSQSPQHTEMCLHTTGPTFPEEMGETQSEYSDSSCENGAFFCNECDCRFSEEASLKRHTLQTHSDKPYKCDRCQASFRYKGNLASHKTVHTGEKPYRCNICGAQFNRPANLKTHTRIHSGEKPYKCETCGARFVQVAHLRAHVLIHTGEKPYPCEICGTRFRHLQTLKSHLRIHTGEKPYHCEKCNLHFRHKSQLRLHLRQKHGAITNTKVQYRVSATDLPPELPKAC